A single Garra rufa chromosome 9, GarRuf1.0, whole genome shotgun sequence DNA region contains:
- the sri gene encoding sorcin has translation MNFQGYGAQAPGGYPGGFPGQQQDPLYGYFAAVAGQDGQISADELQACLTQANFSGGYRPFNIETCRLMIGMLDRDMSCSMGFNEFKELWAVLSGWKQHFMSIDKDMSGTVDPQEMGQAVSSMGYRLSPQAMNGIIKRFSSNGKISFDDYVACCVKLRSLTDVFRKRDQAQQGVATFQYDDFIQCTMSI, from the exons TATCCTGGTGGATTCCCTGGACAGCAGCAGGACCCTCTGTATGGATACTTCGCTGCAGTCGCTGGTCAG gATGGCCAGATATCTGCAGATGAACTTCAAGCTTGTTTGACTCAGGCCAACTTCTCTGGTGGCTATAGAC CTTTCAACATTGAGACATGTAGACTGATGATTGGCATGCTTGAT AGAGACATGTCTTGCTCGATGGGCTTCAATGAGTTTAAGGAGTTGTGGGCGGTGCTCAGTGGCTGGAAGCAGCACTTCATGAGCATTGACAAGGACATGAGTGGCACAGTCGACCCACAGGAAATGGGCCAGGCCGTTTCCTCTATGG GGTACAGGCTGAGTCCTCAGGCCATGAACGGCATAATTAAGCGTTTCAGCTCTAATGGGAAGATCTCATTTGATGATTACGTAGCTTGCTGTGTCAAACTGAGGAGCTTGACTG ATGTATTCAGAAAGCGGGACCAGGCACAACAGGGAGTGGCGACATTTCAATATGATGAT TTCATTCAATGCACCATGAGCATCTGA